The nucleotide sequence TACAGATTTACCGGCACCAGTTTCGCCAGTGATGATGTTAAGGCCTTGATCGAAATCGATCTCTTGATGTTCGACGAGAGCAATATTTTTAATGTAGAGATTTTTTAGCATGAGTTTAGCAATGGGCTTAAAATTTATAATAGTCATTGACTATAATTGATTGACGGAGTTTTGAAAAGAATAAAAGGCTGTGTATTTCTCATGTTTTTCTGTTAACTCAATAGAGAAAGCAGTTGTTTTAAATTTATGAGTGGACTATTTTTAGTTACTTAAAAATTAAAAGGGAAGAGATTATGAAGTTATATGCCTTAATTCTAGTCGGAGTATTACTTGCGTCGTGTGGTCCTAAGACCAAAGATGTCAATATGAATGATGATAGATCAGATGCTGTGATGGCTCTCGATCATCGTGATTTTACTAAAGCCGCAGATACAATGATAAAATCATTACTTAATTCTAAAGCTTTTGATAAAGCAGATGGCTCGCGTTTTGTCGTTGCTTTAAGTACGGTAAAAAATGATACAATGCAACGTATTGATACATCGCAACTAACCGCAAAAATCCGTAGAGATTTACTTAATTCAGGTAAATTTGTTATGACTACCGCAGTGGGTACTCAACAAGATAATATGAATACCGAAGCACGTAAGTTGCGTCAGTCAGCAGAATTTAATCAAGCAACTGTACAAGAGCAAGGTCAGCTTGTAGCACCTGACTTGAGTTTAGCAGGCAAGATTTTTCAACGCAATATAAAGTTGGATAACGGCGATCAGCAAGTTGAGTATTATTTCACTTTAATGATGACTGAATTAAAAACTGGTTTAGCTCTATGGGAAGATGAAGTGACCATGGGTAAAAGAGGCAGTGGCAAGTCGGCAACTTGGTAAGATATTTTAAGGAGAGCTGTGTTTAAGACAGCTTTTATTTTTAAATGAAAAAAATATTTTATTTTTTAAGTCTGCTATTTTTTCTCACCGGATGTATGAGTGGTAAGCTCGATAAGTTTGATGAAGAAATGGCAGATGGCAAGTACGTCGATGCAAAGGACTTTGCCTTGAAAGAAAAAAAAGATCTTTTGTGGACTCTGCAAGCGGCCGCGGCTACCAGCGCAGCAGGTGAATTTGAAGAAAGTAATGCGCTTTTCGATAAAGCAGAAGAGATGTTTATTGCGGCTCGTAGGACTAGTGGCGCAGCGGATAAAGTGGGCACGCTGTCAAGCTTATTAGTTAATGATAATGTGATAGCATATAAGGGAGAGGTATACGACGGTATTTTAATTAATACCTACAAAGCCTTAAATTTCATGTTCCTAAAGCAGTGGGATTTAGCGCGAGTTGAACTGAATCGCGCTTATGATCGTCAGCGTCGTGCGACGGATTTCTACGCTAAAGAAATCTTAGAGCAAGAGGAGAAGGCAAGTAAGAGTGGCTTTAGTGTCAATGTATCCGAGATGATGAGTAGCCCAGACATTAAAAAACTGAGTGGATTAGAAGCCTATGCAGATTATGTAAATCCCATGGTTAATTTGATGGAAGTACTTTATTTGAAGTACCAGGGTGATGCAGGAGACTCTGAGCGTTTGCGACAAACGCAAAATCGGCTTTTAGCGATGACTCAATCAAAGCATTTGCAAAAAGATTTATCCTTGAGCCAGGATTGGACTTGGGTGATTATTGAGAATGGGCAAATGCCACGAAGAGTTGAGTGGCGAATAGATTTCCCCATAGGAGTGTTCTCGGGTCTTATCAAAGAGCTAGATAATTTATCAATTGTGAGTGTTGCTATTCCCAAGTTAAAAGATATCCCTGCGACTTATAATCAATTTGTAGTTAATGGTGAAAATGTGGATATGATTTCTGATATGGATAAAATTATTCACGCAGAATATAGTCGTGCTTTACCGACGATAATAACAAAAGCTCTAGTATCAACAGCTATAAAGACAATAGCTCAGTATCGGATTGGGCAAGCAAAAGGTCATACAACGGCGTTTTTTGTTGGGCTACTTCAGGCGGTGTCAACTCAAGCAGATATCCGCTCGTGGTCAGCTCTTCCTAAAAATTATCATTTGGCTATTGTTCCCAGTGGAAGTATCGCCTTGACTAGTAGAGGG is from Lentisphaera profundi and encodes:
- the lpoB gene encoding penicillin-binding protein activator LpoB; the protein is MKLYALILVGVLLASCGPKTKDVNMNDDRSDAVMALDHRDFTKAADTMIKSLLNSKAFDKADGSRFVVALSTVKNDTMQRIDTSQLTAKIRRDLLNSGKFVMTTAVGTQQDNMNTEARKLRQSAEFNQATVQEQGQLVAPDLSLAGKIFQRNIKLDNGDQQVEYYFTLMMTELKTGLALWEDEVTMGKRGSGKSATW